Proteins from a genomic interval of Paenibacillus sp. FSL R5-0623:
- a CDS encoding GntR family transcriptional regulator → MFELDVRSRKAIYEQLVDKVKEMIVYGILKPDEQLPSVRALSTQLTVNPNTIQKAYRELEREGYIYSLQGKGSFVSSSVEHPNEAMRDEIRESLVKLIAEASYSGLSKADMTLLFEEAMARIEKEEPHD, encoded by the coding sequence ATGTTCGAATTAGATGTACGCAGCCGTAAGGCGATCTACGAGCAACTAGTGGACAAAGTCAAAGAAATGATCGTATACGGTATTCTAAAGCCCGACGAGCAGCTTCCTTCCGTTCGTGCGTTATCCACGCAGCTGACCGTGAATCCAAATACGATTCAGAAAGCGTATCGTGAGCTTGAACGTGAAGGTTACATTTATTCTTTGCAGGGAAAAGGGAGCTTCGTATCATCGTCAGTGGAACATCCGAATGAAGCCATGAGAGATGAGATCAGAGAGTCTCTGGTGAAGTTGATTGCAGAAGCTTCGTATTCCGGTTTGAGCAAAGCGGATATGACGCTTTTGTTTGAGGAAGCGATGGCCCGTATAGAGAAGGAGGAGCCTCATGATTGA